From the Kwoniella dendrophila CBS 6074 chromosome 8, complete sequence genome, the window TAACACTACAAGAATCGGCATCTTGGCAGCACGCTGCTCCTTCTCAGCAAGCTTTACAGAATGTTGTATTCATCAACATACAGCGATTGGGgttcaaaattgataataggAACCAACCGAGATCTAGATCACCTTCGCCCGCTTCAGATGCTGGCAAAGAGATGGATCAATGGGAGAAAGAAGGTGTGGAAGATAGGCAGAGTGGTGTGAGAGGTTGGCCATATACGAATATATATGGATTCTCTCCTGCTGCGTAAGTAATCCGAGCTTATCTGCGCCTGACGTATTATAGTATTTACGATATTCTATATATAGTACCCATGATCATTGGCGGGAATTGAGACGGCTTATGAGCACTCTTTCATTGAAGTCGATATGGGCCCCTGTTGTCCCGCATAGAGGAAGAGCATATGGTTTAGCAATCGAGCATACTTCAGGGTGGAAAATTGTGTAAGTTCAATATTCGAACCCGGATAGAAACGCGTTTGAAAGACTCTCAGCTGATGAACATGGCTCATATCAGCTACTCTGGTGATACCAAACCTTCTGAAGAGCTTGTTACAGCAGGACAAGATGCTACGTTGTTGATACATGAAGCTACGCTGGAAGATGATAAACCCGAGGTCGCGGCGATTAAAGGCCATTCAACATTCTCTCAGGCTATTGAAGTTGGTAAGAAGTGTGTTTGGCCATTTCTTTTTGCTTAGTCCTCCATGTGACTTTAGCTAACTTTGCTTTGCAAAGGATGAAAGCCAAACATATTTTGTTGAATCACTTTTCACAACGATATCCgaaattaccaaaattacCTTCAGCCAAACCTAAGCCTGTAACGATTGAGGAAAGCGGTATGAATGACTCCGCTATACCCAGTGTGGATCAACAAACTGAGCctataatttcaatttcattcgATTTCATGTCAATCAAAATAGGTGAAATGTGGAAAATGAGTTATTATATGGAACCTTTGAGtttgttatttgttgaaactgaagaggaaggtgaaggtgaagatacaGTCTTGGGTGCTGTTAAACATGATATAAATCCAACTGTGGAAAACGTAAATGGGGGTGGTTCTGAAGgcaaatcaggtaaagacAAAGCAAAAGCCAAGAATAAGAActcaaatatcaataataatggtaaacaGAAAAAACAGGACAATCCGTCAGACAAAGTTTCCCAAATTAAAAGACCAGCAAGTCCATCAAATATAGATGATCAACCTCAATTGAAGAGGAGATCCACAGATTCATCCTCAGGAATAGTTGATGAAAAGATGGATGTCGAGATATAGTGGAAGGTGTTGGCATAGAAGATTATCACCTGTTTTGTTTGCTTAGTTAGCTGTAATATCTTAAACGCTCTGCTATGCCGCTGATGATTTTCCGAGTCTCAAATCATGCATTGTTCACTCCCATTATCATTGAGCAATCACAAATTTCAGGTTTGAAAAACTACCTTATTTCGGCCTAAATTAGAAAATCCTTGACAGCAACAAGGCACCTCTGTCATGTTTGTCCCTTGGTGCTTAAGTCTCTTGTTCTGTGGAGTGAGAATGCAAGATATACGGTCGAAAaggttttgataaatttgataacGTACACAAGTGATTTACATGGATGATATGACAACTCTCGCTATATTCGATAAGATTTCAAATGTAAGGTCAAACTCGATATATATGCTTAATACAATATTCGTAGTGGGAAACCCGAAAACCCGATGCATGGATGACCCAATAAATTGTCATCTAATTAACTGATAACAAATTAATCCTCGTTAATCTCGTTAGATACTCGAAATTACCGAGAATTTGTTATTTTACTGGAATTTTGCAATTACATTTAACGACAAGTCCAGAGACTCCcgaaaggaaaaaaaaaggtacTAAGACTTTGGCTGGTAGATGCCCTGTGAAGGAACATTCTGCTTAACAAGTTATCTGATAGGGTTTTTCCTTCTATGCAATAACCTTCTATTACTTTTAGTTCAGTCGAGGTTGACTTCTGTATATCAAGCTATTTTTTTTGGACGCCTTGCCGCATACCACCATTGTATAACCACCCTTTTATAATTTCAGGGGCACAtcaagttttttttttggttgtcTTCTTTTATCAGATAGCGCTtaaactttttttttcttaCGCAGAATTTTCGGAAGTTTGCTTGAGAAGTCTCtcatgttttttttttacttcAATCAACTCCAATGACTTAATAAAGTATACTTTTAGTAGCAGGAAAATCCACCCTTCATATTCTTCCATATTCAAATCACAATCTGTCCCTTTTTCGATAACGGCCGAAATGAGGTATGTACCTCATGGCAGTCGTCGAAATCAGATAACAATTTAATAGTTTTttttagtttttttttttcgttttgTCTTTCGTTCCGATAACTAAACTACAGCTTAACTAGAAGTGAAGGCTACCTTCCTTCTCATGAGCGGAGATGGCTAACATGACATGACGATAAGGTATAAAAACCTTCCACATCAAACATCAAGCAATTTTTGAATCCCAATATTTTCTATCGTTCAACGTAAAGATATCATAAAAGTTATAAGAATATTATACCACTTGGTCTATCTTCAAGTCAGCACAAATTTGGTGGTTTTCCATTCGCGATAATCGAGGCATTCAAAATGGCAACAAGTAGATTTTCTTCAGAACAGAATTCTGTAGACAACGATAATCACGATTCACAAAGACCTTCTTTGACTCATACCCATACTGAAGATCAACTTAACGCCAAAAAAGAGATTGGTCATCCTGAAAATGGGGGGGATCATCATGTTCCGACACTAAGtaaagatgaacaagattCTTTACATGAATCTATCGAACAAGATGTTGGTGTAACAAAAATTGAAGCTTTATGTAAGTTATTCTGGTCATTCATCGTTGCTATCTTTCCTCTTTAACTGTAATTGAGCACCAGGCTGATATACAATAAAACCAGATCTCGTCTTTAGTGGATGGaaaatttggattttgtGGGGAAGTATAGCGTTAATCGCTAATGTATATGCTCTTCAAGGATCAACCACATCAACTTGTAAGTTACATCAAGTTCCTTTTGTTTGAACTCAATTGCAATCAATTTTAACGTTTCACTTTGTGCATTAGGTCAAGAACAAGGTTCCAAAAAATCTTTAACTCAAATGATAGTTCATTATGGGGAACTAATTGATATTATCGGTTTACTTCTGATGGCATTTGCTTGGGCcttacttcttctaccttttacTCTTTATAGTTCTGCTAAAAATCATTGGAAAAATCGTAAGTAGTAACACTTCGTCGTTTCAAGATTTCCAGTTGTTTCCTCCGCTAATTGAAATTTTTTGCTATAATTATCATATAGCTTCACTCATCGCAATGTTCGTGGTTGGTGGAATCCTGATGATTGTCTTCACCGTTTGGGAGTTGAGATTCGCCAAACATCCTATTATGCCTCGAAGAATTTTAAACAAATCTTTGGTGAGCTAGACAAACTCCGTTGCTATCCGCAGTTCACTACGAAAATTCGATTCAAGCTTACACCCGCAACCGTTTCTACAGATCTGCTCATGCGTCATCGATTTCTCTTACTATTTATCTGGTTACATTCACAGTACATACTACCTTTCTTGGGTATATGTTGTTGTCGATTGGTCAGCCAGAGATTATGCTTTCTTCTCTAATATGTAAGTCGGAAAGTCTTTGATGTGGATCTGATTGGGTCTAAAATTGAGGAACTGAAATTGACGTGCTAAACTGGTTTGATACACAGAACAACAGTCGGTTTATGTCTTTTTGGTGTGGTTGCAGGTCTGATTCAAAGATATACACATCGTTATAAGTACTTACAAGTTACCGGATTATTATTGAGAATCGTCGGACAAGCTATAGTTTACGTACAGACACGACATATCACAAGGTCTGATGCTTTAATGGTTATGGGTCCAGTGATTATATCAATGGGGGGAGCATGTTCTGTAGTTGGATCACAAGTTGCTGCACAAGGCTCAGTACCACATCAAGATATGGCTTTAGCAATGgcattattagctttatgGACTAGAATTGGTGGTGCCATAGGAGGTGCAATTTCATCAGCCATTTGGACAAATCAATTACCAAAACATCTCAAAGCAAACTTGGGGCCTTATTTGAATCAAACTCAGATTAATAATATTTATGGTTCTATCAAAGTTGCCAGAGCAACTAAAGTTCATCGAGAATTGGTTATCaaatgtaagttgaattcCTTTGAAATATTCAAGCTTAACATCAATGTTAGTGTACTGAGAGAGCTTTTCTGTTTTTCCCACTAGCATACCTCGATACAGCATGGTATCTGGAAGTTCCAACCCTAGTCTTATGTGTTGTGCCACTTATAGCAGGACTCATTACTACCAACTTCTTTTTGGGTGAGAATCATAATTCAATCGAAGATAAAAAAGTTATCATCCATCATAATCCAAACGCTATCGATGAGGAAATTCTTAGGGAAAAAGCTAAACAGGTCGAAGAGAGGGTCCGCATGGAAACTGGAAAACTTTAGGTCGATTATGATGAGCACTTTTGTCATATCAGCGGATCAATCGTTTCAAGAACAGCCATCATCCATTCGTCCTGCTACACACTACTCTTCTAACGCTGGACTGGTGGGACCGCACTGTACCTGTTAGAATAGTATTCTACTCTTCATACGAGAAAGTCTTTTCGGTCTCCCATATTTCGTAATTTTTTCAAAGTTCGAATAAAAACTTTACTTTATTCCTATAATAGATCATAAATGCAATGCATAGACTCAGAAAATTTCTTTCAAGAGGGTTCCAGCTTAAGGCGGATATGACATGCCGATATGCGATGGAATATTTGCTAATGCTTGTGTGCTTGTGCCATTGATTTGGGAAGATGAGCAATCACATGGAGGACTACTCGTACTTACTGTACAATAGTTGTTATCCACAGAACAGGTAGGAGGAGTAAGTGGCTGAAATGAATTTCAATCAAAGTCGAAACGCCACTTCCTTCTGCAGTGTAGTATAATATGTGTACATATGATAGGGTTTCATTTTGAGACAAGATCATTGATTATGAATGTTTCAGCCTGATTTGAGAAAACCTTTCTCATTGAAAGATCTGAGTTTTTACTTGTGCGTAGAATATCCGTTGTTTCTCTACTACACCACTTGCGAACAACAAAATTGAGTATCTTCGCAATAAAATCTCCGATACAGTCAATTCATGTACGAAACATTTGATTTCAGTATGCTTATTTAGAAATGATGAGTGGCGTTTTGAGGATGTTTCATCATAATGAGCAGAACCGAAGAATGTTCTTTAGTACgagttgtatatatatatatatatatattctgaACCAAATACAAAACATCATAGATTAGACTAATTGCTCATTTATTCGGCAAAGTTAGTctgattcaatcaattcttaTTTTGATAGTGAGTAACAAAACATCCTCATAAATTGGTATCAGACTAAAGTCCCAGACAGTACAATTGTATACGACTGTAGGTGAGGTAGCTTCTCACTTATAAACAGCTACAAATGAATGAAGATCTACGAGTTTTGATAAAAGGTTAAGTTACGCTTAAACGTAAAAAATTAAGTGAGGCATTTCTTGTTCTCAATTCTTTTCCCACTCTTATTCacatttaccattattttctCACTGTTATATATAGACTATATAACACACTcactgtttttttttcttttggttatAAATTCCAGTCGAAATTTTAGGAAgaaaatcataaatcaattgCGCCGCTCGCGTAAtttgtttctgtttcttAAATATACTTAAACAATCTATAATTCTTCATATTAGATATCTTCGAAAAGGAATAGAATTCAATCTAATCGCGGAGGTATAAAGAACTATTGATTGTATAGAATACCCCTAAACTCACACAAGTATACATATAGAATACATATATTATTCAAAATGTCGCAAATAGTTGATACTGACCCACATACTCAAAAACAACCTCAAGCTCAAACGCAAATATCACCTGAATCGCCTCCTACGCATTTATCAgtaccttcttcaatatcattgtCCATTCCATTtttttcaagatcatcaacttcaactaccAATACAACATCAAGTTATTCGTACAGTTCAAGTGAACTTCAAACTTCATATTCGGATTTTTCTAAcgataacgataatgataacTATGATTATAACGATCATCATCGAAGTCAACATTCTTTTAATACATATTTGAATCCAAATTTTAGACTAGTAGATccaaaatcacaatcactTCATAAATCGTTTTCAAATACAAGCTCAATCAGAAGTATAAGACCAGAATTAAAAAAAATGCCTAGTTGGAATAATCAAACTTGGTCACCTAGATCATCAACTGAATTCGGTACATCACAAAGGGATTTTATCGATTTTCAAAGACGTCAATcagatgaaagtgataattCAACCACTTCAGATGTCCGAGCTcatgatggtaaagatgttgagagtaatgatgatggaagaagaagaaaaagaacaagtttGATCAAGTTAGATTTCAGTACTTGGgggagaaaatcaaagaatataTTCTCAAGTCCAAAGAAGAACTCGATCTCAATTTCAAGctttaaaatcaaatcaaattcgaTAGATTCGAGGTTTGAGAAAGAAGGACAGTTTCACTCAGACGGAAGCAATGCGGACGATACATTTAATCCATTACAAAGAGTATGGGcaagaagagatgatgaacttatagaaagagaaagaagaggttcagATTGGCCACCTACTCGAACAAGAGAATTAACTTTAAATTTGAGTTTAACAAGTATTCCAACTTTTATTGATGAGAATAATGATCTTACCAATACAACAAGTTCTGAAGGAGCTGAACAATCTTCCTCAAGCGAAATACCATTTACACAAAGAGTTGATACACCTTTAGAAATGCCTTTTTTaccaaaattgaatttacGTAAATCACATTCTTCTGTTTTATCACCtgttttagatggtgaagaagaggtagaagaagaaactaaaatTGACAATACGGAAATTGAAAGTAATAAAAtcaagcaagaagaagataattcaCCAAAACCGGAcacagaaaaagaagaattcttCACACCATGTTTTAATCCTTCATCCAGttttaataaatcaacttaTCCAAGTAGATTAGGTCGTTCCACTGTCAACGTAGTTTCAGCAATCAATAAGGAAACCGAGATACAAAGAAATATCGAAGAATCATCCCCAATCTTCGATTGTTCAATATTTTCACCTAGACCAGATTCGAAGATTTTACCCAGAGCACCAATCTTAAAAGCCCTCGATAGAAAtgattcaccatctttacccATCTCTCCATTAGATTTGCCTTCGATAAGttcattttcatctgttTTATTTCCGACTTTGGATAATACTTCAAAAATTAGCAATATCACCGAAACTCAAACAGAGATAGATACTAAAGTAGGAGCCGAcaattcatcaccatcttcaattaTCATACCTACTCCAAGAAGAAGTTTacctgatcaatcaattgaatcaattCTAAATCCATCTTTGGTTCAAATGTCTCTAGgtagaaaatcatctttaactGAAAGAAGACCTTCATCCAGAACTTCTTTCggtttaccttcaacagtTTCAACTGAAAGTCCATCTTTAGGGGTATTACCAAGAAGGAGAATGTCTGTAATTATTAGACCATCAGTTTTACCTTgtcctacaccaccttctttattaaCTTCACCAAAAACTTTAGGTAACGaatatttaccttcatttaattctaatgtacctttattttcaccttgttcaataAGTCCAACTCAATCAATCTTCAATAGCCAAACTTCATCTTTGGCTTTAGGAGGTTCCATATCAGGTTTACCAAtaagaagaggtagaggcagtttgaaaatgaaattaccTCCATCATATCTCGGGaattcaaatggtttaggtttaggctcagaaaagaatgatcaagaacctgaaaaagaagaacataTTCCTACTCCTGGAACGTTTGGTTTAGAAAGcgaaaaagataaaatggATCAAGTTGAAGTTAACCCTTATTTCGCCTAATTATGATTAATGAGCTTTGATGATGCGTTATGTTAGGGCTGAGCCCAGATTAATGACGAAACTATCGGTATCCAATATTTGTAAATGAAATATGCATACAATTATAATGTTACTGCGGTTCTATGTTGTCGTTAATTATCGTTGATGAGAGGACGCCTTTCGCTATCTTGTGGATCGATTGTACTGATAGGATTACCGAAATCATCGATTCCAAGACTCTTTTGCCTTCGCTTCCACAGAATGCAGATaacctgatgatgaataatCTGTGAGCTTAGCACGTTTGGGAAAACAAGTGACcgaaagctgacttaccagtAAAGCCCCTTGCATAGCACCAGTAACAGCATAAGCTAACCAGCTTGTCCAATCTGTACCTGGTCTGAATACCAAACTCAAGACGAAAAGAACACTTCCCGGGACTTGAATAGCCATCGTGCCTAAACTCAAAGCTCCAACAAGTTTGGTATGATATGTTCTGTATATCTGAGGAGCATACTGCAGGACAGCTAATATTGTTCCAGATATACCTAGGAAAGTGGCTAAGTAGCGTAGATAGGGATGTGCCGGGATCGTATCGGGTAAGACAAGAAGCAACGAGATGGATAAAAGGAAGAGGAGGGATCTATATATGTACATCATGGTCAGTTAGCAGTATATCTTCCTAAGGATTATGACTTTGCAAGGCAAAGGATCCTACTCACAAGTGTAACAATACCACTAAGCCAAGTGTCACCGCTAATCTCCATTCCGGTGTAGTAGTTACGGTTCCACCGTTGTTTGAAGACGGACTTTCACCAGACTCATAAATGCTTGTAGCACCATAATCTCCATTGACATCGGATTCTAGTGGCATCACTCGTTGGTATTTGAGATGTTTAGGGAAATAAGTAAGGTACAGGACCAAGCTTTATGCTGAGTCAGCAAGGATAAGGTCTACGACCAGACTCTAGCTCACATTATGGTGAATAACAACCATTGTAGAGTGACTTGAAAGAATCCAAGCAACGATTCAAAGCATCTACCAGCACTCTATCATCCATATTCAACTACCATTATGCCAAACCCCACATCCATGCCGCTGAGACTTACAATTATACTACAACACCTGAATAGCGGCCATTGTACTATAAGTAGATTGAGCATCCCAGATGCCGATGAGGTCGCTCCAAGCAACAAGTACCACTGATCATCGTTTTAGCTACATCCAAAGTCACTTGTAAATCGATAGCGTACCGGTGAGAAGCCTTCCGATGTTTTAGCATTAATGATTCGGAAATGCTACAGTGTATCATCAGCGACTAGACTGACAGAGTGAAGGGAGAGGCTCATACTTACTTGAGGGAGATAGCTTACGACCAGTCCCGTGCATAGCatcaatgataatacaaGAGTTGGAACATCGTGAGTCTAGTGGGAATGTAAGCTACTTCCGACACGTTGTTCATACGACAAAAAAATATGATAGCTTACTTCAGGACATCGCGGAGCCACAGGAGGCAGATCGCGAGATGCCATCTTATATTCTGGTGTCAgactttgttgttgagagCGAACAGATGAGAAGTTATATGAAATATGGAGGGGATAAGGTAACAAATATGCATTGACATGACCTGAGGTCAAGTAGTGGTTCAACCGGGTAATCATAGCGAAACAGCATTTAGCGGGGTCTCCAAATCTTGGCATGTGCTGAGACGGAATCAAATACTCCCACATTCAGAATGCCACTTGACGAGATCATAAAATTCCCGCTAAATTCCGTCAGTCCGTAAAAAATTGCTGCTAGCCTGCATGATCGTTTTGGATGCTGCTCGTCTGTTGTTGCATGGTATTTTTCAGTTTTCAATTTTGTTCAAAGTTACTCttatttctcttcttcatccatcaaaaccaaatacgACAAAACAAAATGGCCCCAAAGAAAGTTAGAGCTCCTCAAGAGCAAGCTGCTGTCAACCTCGGTCCTAACGCTGCcgaaggtgaaaatgtttTCGGTGTTGCTCACATCTTCGCCTCGTAAGTTGTTTTTCGTGATTCAACATGGGATTAGGAATGGATGGGTTGAAGGAGATTAGGTGTAGCTTGACATGATACATGAAGTCGAATAATCTGTAGACTGATAAGGATTGACTAATACCTTGTATTCATTTTACAGATTCAACGATACCTTCGTCCACGTTACCGATCTCTCCGGTAAAGAAACCATCTCAAGAGTCACTGGTGGTATGAAAGTCAAAGCTGATAGAGATGAATCATCTGTAAGTTGTTTTCCTGTTGTGCAGTAGTGTTGTCCATCAACTCATTTGATTCATCCACTACATTTGCTAATCATAAATTTCCATGTTCTATTAGCCTTACGCTGCGATGTTAGCTGCCCAAGATGTTGCTGCCAAATGTAAAGAAGTTGGAATTACAGCTTTACACGTCAAACTTAGAGCTACTGGTGGTACCGGAACCAAACAACCAGGTCCAGGTGGACAAGCAGCTTTAAGAGCTTTAGCTCGTGCTGGTATGAAAATCGGTAGAATTGAAGATGTTACTCCAATTCCATCAGATTCTACTAGAAGAAAGggtggtagaagaggtagaagacTTTAGGTCATTTACATCTTGTCTATATCCCTTATATACAACAATCTTgtatcttttttctttcctttttgatggatcaatTAAAATCGGATTAAATTAGATACCAagaaaaaaagtaaaaaaaagTTTTAGTCGTATTTGGTCGCCGCGTAGCACGCACTAATTGCATATTCTCCTTTTTTTACATCTATACATCTTTCATTAGTTCTATAGAAACATAAACAATCAGATATGCTATTATTCCGTGGCTCGCCTGCTACCTGAACTTGTCGAAAGTTGCGAATGTTAGTCTTTGCATGCGTGGTGTGGTACAT encodes:
- a CDS encoding 40S ribosomal protein S14 yields the protein MAPKKVRAPQEQAAVNLGPNAAEGENVFGVAHIFASFNDTFVHVTDLSGKETISRVTGGMKVKADRDESSPYAAMLAAQDVAAKCKEVGITALHVKLRATGGTGTKQPGPGGQAALRALARAGMKIGRIEDVTPIPSDSTRRKGGRRGRRL